The genomic region GAGATTTGCAGCTCGCCTTGCAGAAGGTGCAGGGCGTGGAGGAGGCTCAGGGAATCGGGGCCGCCGGAGACCGCCGCCATCACGCTTTGCCCCGGCCGCAGCAGATCGTGAAGATCCAGCGTGCGGCGAAGAGTATCCAAAAGCGCCATGGCGGTAGACATTTCTGTGGCGAAGGACGGCGCCGTCGGTTTAAAGCGGTGGGGGCGGCGGGCCGTCGGTCGAGTAGACGTACTTGTCGGCCGCGCTGACCGGGGACGTCCCGGAGCTGGTCGAAACCGTAATATCCACCGTGCCGGCTCCCGGAGGCGATGTGGCCTTTATGGTGGTGCTGGAGACATAGGTGATGCTGGCGGCGCTGCTGGTTCCGAACTTCACTCCCAGACCGCTGCTGGAGCTGCCGAAGAACGCCCCATTGATGGTGATGATCGTGCCGCCGAGAGCCGTGCCAGTCGTCGGGCTGATGCTGGTGACGGCCGGCGCCGGATCGGAGGAGCCTCCGCCGCCTCCGCCCCCGCCGCAGCCGGCGAGCAGAACGATCGGAAGGGCGGCGAGGACGCCCAGGGCGCACACTCGGCGCATCGTCGGATGGATTGCGGTCATGCTGAGTTCCAATTCTTCCAGGTTCTTATTTGATACGGTCCGCGAGAAGACGATTGACGACATCGGGGCGCGCCTTGCCCTTGGTGGCGCGCATGACCTGACCGGTCAGGAAGGCCATGCTCTTGTCGTTGCCGGCTTTGATCTTGGCGACGACGTCCGGGTTCGCTTCCAGGACTTTGTCGACTTCAGCGGCGATTGCGCCTTCGTCATCGACCGCCGCCAGCCCCTCGGCCTCGACGATCTCCGGAGCGCTCTGGCCCGTCTCGAAC from Capsulimonas corticalis harbors:
- a CDS encoding IPT/TIG domain-containing protein; the encoded protein is MTAIHPTMRRVCALGVLAALPIVLLAGCGGGGGGGGSSDPAPAVTSISPTTGTALGGTIITINGAFFGSSSSGLGVKFGTSSAASITYVSSTTIKATSPPGAGTVDITVSTSSGTSPVSAADKYVYSTDGPPPPPL